A DNA window from Jaculus jaculus isolate mJacJac1 chromosome 1, mJacJac1.mat.Y.cur, whole genome shotgun sequence contains the following coding sequences:
- the LOC101608400 gene encoding olfactory receptor 4B1-like, producing MAKENNVTVLIITGLFQDPEVQKVCFVLFLPVYLATVLGNGLIVVTVTISKSLRSPMYFFLSFLSLVEICYSSTVVPKFLTDLLSKIKTISLRGCLAQIFFFHFFGVTEILLLTVMAYDRYVAICKPLYYTTIMSRPVCHYLVAGSWLGGFFHSIIQIFITIPLPFCGPNVIDHYFCDLHPLFKLACTDTFVVGIIMFVNSGLFSVFSFLFLVSSYVVILVSLRHHSAEGRRKALSTCASHVMVVILFFGPAIFLYLRPASTYTEDKLVAVFYTVITPMLNPIIYTLRNAEVKNAMRKLWGKKVNSEME from the coding sequence ATGGCCAAGGAAAATAATGTGACGGTATTGATTATCACTGGCCTTTTCCAGGATCCAGAGGTGCAGAAGGTGTGCTTCGTGCTATTTCTCCCTGTGTACCTGGCCACAGTGCTGGGCAACGGTCTCATTGTTGTGACAGTCACCATCAGTAAGAGCCTGCGTtcccccatgtacttcttcctcagcttcctgTCCCTAGTGGAGATTTGTTATTCCTCTACTGTTGTCCCTAAGTTCCTCACTGACTTACTTTCCAAGATTAAAACCATCTCTCTGAGGGGCTGCCTGGCTCAGATTTTCTTCTTCCACTTTTTTGGGGTCACTGAGATTCTCCTGCTCACAGTGATGGCCTATGACCGCTACGTGGCGATATGCAAACCCCTTTATTACACAACCATCATGAGTCGGCCTGTGTGTCACTACCTGGTGGCAGGTTCCTGGCTGGGGGGCTTCTTTCACTCAATAATTCAGATTTTTATCACCATCCCCTTGCCTTTCTGTGGTCCTAATGTGATTGACCACTACTTCTGTGACCTGCATCCCTTATTCAAGCTGGCCTGCACTGACACTTTTGTGGTAGGGATTATTATGTTTGTCAATAGTGGGCTGTTCTctgtattttccttccttttcttggtgTCCTCCTATGTTGTCATCctggtgagtttgaggcaccaTTCTGCAGAGGGCAGGCGCAAGGCCCTCTCCACCTGCGCCTCTCACGTCATGgtggtcattttattttttggaccTGCCATCTTCCTCTATTTGCGGCCTGCCTCTACCTACACTGAAGACAAGCTCGTGGCTGTGTTCTACACGGTCATCACCCCCATGCTGAACCCCATTATCTACACTCTCAGAAATGCAGAGGTGAAAAATGCCATGAGGAAGTTGTGGGGCAAGAAAGTGAACTCAGAGATGGAATGA